The following nucleotide sequence is from Lacinutrix sp. Hel_I_90.
AAGAAAGCGAATTGGTTAGACTTACCCGTGCGTTATGCGCCATATAATGGTAAATTAAAATGGGTAAGAACTGTTTTGAAGTGGTTGTAACTATTTTAACTCCTCTTTTCTTCTCTTTAAAAAAAAGAGGAGCGCCTGCTCCGTGACATTGGGATTATCCCTTTGACATTGATTTACTATTACATACAAACGTATTTGCTCCTTCCTTTAGAAAAATTAAGGTGGGTGCTTTGAGCCTAAAATGCGTCAGCTATTTTATAATTTATGTGCGTAAAAACAAACTACACTACGCAAATGATACTAAAAACCAAAATACACATCAGAGCACTTACTAAAAACATGAAATCAACTTATAGTTAACCACTTCGCACATAATCATCAACATACCCGCTCCTTCCTTTAGAAAAAGGAAGGTGGATGTCATTTATGACATTCGGATGGTTTGAACCTAAAATGCGTGAGCTATTTTAGAATTTAAACGTATATTAAAGATAAATTATAATACACAAATAGTAATGAAAGGCAAAAATCTCCACAGCCTTAAATATTTAAAGGATTATCGTGCTGCATTGCGAGCCAATCTTACCCCAGCCGAAGCCTTTTTATGGAAACACCTAAAAGCAAGACAATTTCACAACAGAAGATTTACAAGACAGCATAGTATTAAAAATTACATTGTTGATTTCTATTGTGCTAAAGAAAAGCTTATTATAGAACTGGATGGAGAGGTCCATAATAACGGTATTAGTAAACAGAGAGACTTGGAAAGAACAAAATTTCTGGAAGCTTTGGGCTATACCGTTATTCGGTTTGAAAACAAAATGGTATTTGAAAATTTGGTTATTGTATTTAGTGACATTAAAGCGCATTTTAAGACATAGCTTAAACTTATCTTTTATTAAACAGAGTGCGCACTAAAAACATGAAGTCAACTCATATTTTACCACTTAACTACAAAAACATAAAGCAACCTGCTCCTTCCTTTAGAAAAAGGAAGGTGGATGTCATTTATGACATTCGGATGGTTTGAACCTAAAATGCGCCAGCTATTTTTAACTAGTAGCTTAAACTAACACTAACGCCTTTTTCTTCCAGTTTAAAAAAATTGAAATTCATTCTCCTCTTAAAAAAAAGAGGAGCGCAGGTTACGAGATGACTTATTCTTCAAATGTAAAAGGATAGGTTAATTCCAATTGGGTCCCTTCATCCACTTTAGAAGTTAAATGATAGGCGGTGTTTATAAGTGCCGCACGACTTGTCATATTTAATAATCCTGAACCTTTTACAACAGTTTCCATATCAAAGCCTTTGCCATCGTCTGTGGCTATAATATTAAGGGTGTCTTCTAGATAGTTTAGTGTTACCGAAAGGCTCTTAGCATGCGAATACTTTACGGCATTAGAAAAGAACTCCTGTAAAATTCTAAAGATGATGATTTCGTGTTTCTTATTCTTAAACGGGATCACTTCGCCTTTGACCAGTAATTCTGCAGAAGCAAATTTCATTCTTTTCAATCTGTTGAGTTCATTGGTAATCGATTGCTCAAAACCAATATTCAAAATCACTTCATTATTTAAAGAACGGGACAACATACGTACTTCTTTAAGGCTTGCTTTTACGGTTTCTGAAGCTTCCGCAAAATTATCTTTAACCTCTTCGCCAATTTGGGGCTTTAAAATATTAAGTTGCATACTGGCGGCAGCTAATAATTGGCCTACATTATCATGTAATTCCCAACCAATATTTTTAAGGGTTTGTTCTTGTATTTCGGTTTGTGCGTTAGAGAGTTCTTCTTCAAACGCCTGTTGCTGTTTCATTTTATCTATTAACAGCTTATTTTTTCTTTTCTGGAACACTATAAAAAATAAGATAACGAGTGTGGTGACAACCACTAATACTCCTATCATATAAATGAGTAAGTAACGCTCTGCCGGTGTAGACACTTGTGGTTCTTGAAGTAGTATTAAAAAATTAGTCATTATTTGAGTTTTCTGGTTTAGACACAATTAACCCAATGGTAAATGTGGTATACATAAAGATGTTGGCGAATAAGTAAATTTGCCATTTTAGAATGACAAAATTCCAGTCTTTATCAGAATTATACATGTCATAAAATACTAAAGGTGTTATAATCAACCACCAAATAAATATTGCAAGACTAATATAAAAATTTAGAGATTTATAAAAATCTAACACTTTGTCACTTTTTAAAATTTCTATAAAGTAGAAAATAGAACATAAAATAATAATTATTGCTCCCATGACGCTTATTAAGGGGAAAGAGCGATTAAAAAAATCATTCCAGTTCAAAATTATCTTAGTTAACGCTAAAATTAAAAATATTAAGAAAGAATATTTTAATATAATTCTGAATTTTTGAAATTCTAAAACTTTGTAATAATAAAAAGAAAAAAATAGTATAGCTCCTATTTTCCAATATAAAGTTGACCACCAAAAGTTTTTTTCTAACAAGGTTCCTTTTAAAAAATGTAAATATTTATTATCTAAATAAAAAGTATAAGTAGCAAGGAATTCGCAAATTACTACATAACAGA
It contains:
- a CDS encoding endonuclease domain-containing protein, which encodes MKGKNLHSLKYLKDYRAALRANLTPAEAFLWKHLKARQFHNRRFTRQHSIKNYIVDFYCAKEKLIIELDGEVHNNGISKQRDLERTKFLEALGYTVIRFENKMVFENLVIVFSDIKAHFKT
- a CDS encoding sensor histidine kinase — its product is MTNFLILLQEPQVSTPAERYLLIYMIGVLVVVTTLVILFFIVFQKRKNKLLIDKMKQQQAFEEELSNAQTEIQEQTLKNIGWELHDNVGQLLAAASMQLNILKPQIGEEVKDNFAEASETVKASLKEVRMLSRSLNNEVILNIGFEQSITNELNRLKRMKFASAELLVKGEVIPFKNKKHEIIIFRILQEFFSNAVKYSHAKSLSVTLNYLEDTLNIIATDDGKGFDMETVVKGSGLLNMTSRAALINTAYHLTSKVDEGTQLELTYPFTFEE